A window from Montipora capricornis isolate CH-2021 chromosome 7, ASM3666992v2, whole genome shotgun sequence encodes these proteins:
- the LOC138056838 gene encoding E3 ubiquitin-protein ligase RAD18-like — MLSFVNSKTSLTTLAEWSPSDWPESLSEMRTIDNLLRCSICYEYFDVAVIVPDCSHNYCSLCIRRSLSYEPQCPTCKMKLNPPSLRNNRVLDELVKNFIKVRAKLLDLVTKGAQTISETTSHKRDGVIKNKSIVTSNKRRKASHAGPESSSKSSSPGTKRLKLDDTEKEIITPIELAENSEAEGSNIGSVSATSEVIKTKGSDEHLNVISKQEPMVVEESTVKRKLTTELADSDFSECPVCGDMVPHRKINSHLDSCLTRTEKRSSLRRKKTNGPKSLCSVLAKKKHLTTVECKETDLEVTCISSDEDFSSKVTQETGSSNSTNGPSTLTTKGSNALIQTVQKRKPLPKLVYSVMAEKELRQRLREWNLSSKGDRATLVKRHQDFVMLYNAQCDAEKPMTAAQIAKEVEKAEKTRTRECLSLTEASTSGLRFEKNQTEEDRDKIRQSYLTEHQNDFSKLIADIRRRQQGKKKTTATKVSVDEIMDGTEDNPGETVMQRDSKDMYTGNTEGTDALADVEMTDKLPERCTYSETQLPSLEPPKLNKYEALSSIIPEPPSSPSLLSLPDDDDEFTPSLGLEDDDVDKLEDCEEGLSKDRNYVIAESPVIKVGKAYDVMANRERVSSDSDDDLGSDAVIS; from the exons ATGTTGTCTTTTGTAAATTCAAAGACGTCGTTGACTACGCTGGCCGAGTGGAGTCCCTCGGATTGGCCGGAATCCCTGTCAGAAATGAGG ACGATCGACAATCTTCTGAGATGTTCTATTTGTTATGAATATTTTGATGTTGCAGTGATCGTTCCTGATTGTTCTCATAATT ATTGTTCTCTTTGTATAAGAAGGTCTCTTAGCTACGAACCTCAATGTCCAACGTGTAAGATG AAATTAAATCCGCCAAGCTTAAGAAATAACAGAGTATTAGATGAATTGGTGAAAAACTTTATTAAAGTTAG GGCAAAGTTGTTGGATTTAGTAACCAAAGGAGCACAGACAATAAGTGAGACAACCAGTCACAAAAGAGATGGTGTGATCAAGAATAAGAGCATTGTAACAAGTAATAAAAGAAGAAAG GCTAGTCATGCTGGACCTGAAAGCAGCTCAAAGTCATCAAGTCCAGGAACAAAAAGGCTGAAACTTGATGATACAGAGAAGGAGATTATAACTCCAATAGAATTAGCCGAAAACAGTGAGGCGGAAGGGTCAAACATTGGGTCCGTTTCAGCCACATCTGAAGTAATTAAAACAAAGGGCAGTGATGAGCATTTGAATGTGATCTCCAAACAAGAACCAATGGTCGTAGAAGAAAGCACCGTCAAGAGGAAGCTCACCACAGAACTAGCAGATTCAGATTTTA GCGAGTGTCCAGTTTGTGGCGACATGGTTCCTCACAGGAAAATCAATTCACATCTCGATTCATGCCTCACAAGAACAGAGAAGAGAAGTTCCTTGCGAAG aaagaaaacaaatggaCCAAAGAGTCTTTGCAGTGTCTTGGCCAAAAAGAAACATCTAACAACTGTAGAGTGTAAAGAGACTGATCTTGAAGTGACATGTATATCCAGTGACGAGGATTTTTCTTCTAAAGTGACACAAGAAACAGGTTCTTCAAATTCCACAAATGGTCCATCGACTCTGACAACAAAAGGCTCCAATGCTCTCAT TCAGACTGTACAGAAAAGAAAACCACTTCCAAAGCTTGTCTACAGTGTCATGGCAGAGAAAGAGTTACGACAGAGACTAAGAGAGTGGAATTTATCAAGCAAAGGAGACAGAGCA ACCCTTGTAAAAAGGCATCAAGATTTTGTTATGCTCTACAATGCTCAATGTGATGCTGAAAAACCAATGACAG CTGCCCAAATTGCTAAAGAAGTCGAAAAAGCAGAGAAAACAAGAACACGGGAATGTTTGTCTCTTACAGAAGCATCAACATCT GGTCTGCGGTttgaaaaaaaccaaactgagGAAGACAGGGACAAAATACGGCAAAGCTATC TGACTGAACATCAGAATGACTTTAGCAAGCTCATTGCTGACATACGAAGAAGGCAGCAAGGCAAGAAGAAGACAACTGCAACAAAGGTGTCAG TTGATGAAATAATGGATGGAACAGAAGATAACCCTGGAGAAACTGTAATGCAAAGAGACAGTAAGGATATGTACACTGGCAATACAGAGGGCACTGATGCACTGGCTGATGTCGAAATGACAGATAAACTTCCCGAAAGGTGTACCTATAGTGAAACACAGCTGCCATCTTTGGAACCACCAAAACTCAACAAGTATGAAGCTTTATCATCAATTATCCCTGAGCCACCTTCATCACCAAGCCTATTATCATTACCAGATGATGACGATGAATTCACACCCTCTCTGGGCCTAGAAGATGATGATGTTGACAAACTTGag GACTGCGAGGAAGGATTGTCAAAAGATCGAAATTATGTTATTGCAGAAAG
- the LOC138056840 gene encoding mitochondrial import inner membrane translocase subunit Tim17-B-like, with product MEEYAREPCPYRIVDDCGGAFAMGAIGGGIFSFMKGWRNSPKGSRLYGSIGAVKTRAPVLGGNFAVWGGLFSTFDCCLMGIRGKEDPWNSIGSGAITGAVLAARGGPSAALRSAAVGAILLALIEGIGICITRMTAEQFKPVMPQPPDPVQLPPKPFNPTPQGASQGSEFDYQPQLQ from the exons ATGGAGGAATATGCTAGAGAACCCTG TCCATACAGAATTGTCGATGATTGTGGTGGGGCCTTTGCGATGGGGGCGATCGGTGGAGGGATCTTTTCATTCATGAAAGGATGGAGAAATTCTCCAAAG GGTTCAAGATTATATGGCAGCATAGGAGCAGTCAAAACAAGGGCTCCAGTTCTTGGAG GTAATTTTGCCGTATGGGGTGGACTATTCTCCACGTTTGACTGTTGTTTAATGGGCATACGAGGCAAGGAAGATCCTTGGAATTCGATAGGAAGTGGCGCTATAACAGGAGCTGTTCTTGCTGCCAGAG GGGGACCCTCCGCAGCTTTAAGATCAGCAGCAGTTGGAGCCATCTTGTTGGCATTAATTGAAGGAATAGGAATATGTATCACAAGAATGACTGCAGAACAGTTTAAACCAG TCATGCCACAACCTCCTGACCCAGTGCAGCTTCCGCCCAAACCATTCAACCCGACACCACAAGGTGCTTCACAAGGTTCAGAATTCGACTATCAACCACAGCTTCAATGA